A part of Tachysurus vachellii isolate PV-2020 chromosome 4, HZAU_Pvac_v1, whole genome shotgun sequence genomic DNA contains:
- the lrig2 gene encoding leucine-rich repeats and immunoglobulin-like domains protein 2 isoform X2, whose product MAASWPFLPQAMFMMLLSAAVSLDPCPAACICSQTSDGTKLLDCSRKTLSDPPVGIPAWVTHVSLNHNELSGVPFLGDVSSNITVLSLVYNRISEVVAEQLLPYSVLESLDLSSNSISELKAGSFPLMQLKYLNLSNNKISYLEPDCFNNISSLLVLKINRNRLSLLPTKVFTLFQLQILELKRNKIRVVDSLIFKELKALKSLKMQRNGITKLMDGALFGLADMEELELEHNNLTELNKGWLYGLHMLRVLRLSHNNIGLIRADAWEFCRRLEDLDLSYNHLSRLEDWAFSSLGLLQNLNLGENRIMHLGEGVFDNLANVRMLDIRSNDISLVIEDTVSLFAGMKNLNTLVLQRNNIRTITEKAFEGPKELEHLDLSKNRIISIHPEALSHLKLKSLHLNTSGLLCDCNLKWLSRWLIDSLFQQPCTAVCAYPAPLAGRSVFNVPQEGFVCDGFSRPQITGNPRTVVALRGTNVTLNCSAFSTSDSSMNATWRKDKEVLSDAQVQNYARYQDQQLIYTSMLHLLNVNFTDEGHYQCVISNSFSSNYSAEAKVTVNELPSFLKTPMDLTIRTGTVARLECAAEGHPPPQIAWQKDGGINFPAARERRMHVMPEDDMFFIANVKAEDMGVYSCTAKNEAGSLSANATLTVLETPSFQRPLEDRTVARGETAVLQCIARGSPAPRLNWTKDDGPLLLTERHFFAAANQLLIIVDARSADAGKYTCIMSNTLGTERGHIYLSVSSSPNCEPASGGYDPDGWTTVGIVVMVVVCCVVGTSLVWVIVIYHMRRKSEDYSITNTDEMNLPADIPSYLSSQGTLSEPQEGYSNSEAGSHQQLMPSLTNGYAHKGTDGVCYGDVGGEIDPETSGMLGNRVGSLFAGRSSFHPGETRENLAHVSNALSGGTAPLVICSDCYDNANIYSRTRDYCHYSYLSEDDALDAQLPRDTGREGQHDDTMITPDTQETQHHVLHHYRSKDIPSRSFWSGVDPHSSELPQGSVTVHKPPTAPSNGNEHEDRIGGLEEASYRTNSQDHNPPNT is encoded by the exons ATGGCGGCGTCGTGGCCCTTCCTCCCCCAGGCCATGTTTATGATGTTACTGAGTGCTGCTGTGAGCCTGGACCCGTGTCCGGCAGCCTGTATCTGTTCACAAACTTCAGACGGGACCAAACTTTTGGACTGCAGTCGGAAAACGCTGTCTGATCCTCCTGTGGGAATCCCAGCATGGGTCACTCATGT GTCTTTGAATCATAATGAGCTCTCAGGTGTGCCTTTTCTTGGAGATGTTTCATCAAACATCACTGTGTTATCCTT ggtTTATAACCGAATCTCTGAAGTGGTGGCCGAACAGCTTCTGCCCTATTCAGTCCTGGAAAGCCTGGATCTGAGCTCCAACTCTATATCCGAGCTGAAAGCTGGATCATTTCCTCTTATGCAGCTAAAATACCT GAATCTGAGCAACAACAAAATCAGCTATCTAGAACCAGATTGCTTTAACAACATCAGCTCGCTGCTGGTGCTGAAGATTAACAGGAACCGTCTATCACTACTGCCCACTAAAGTCTTCACCCTATTTCAACTGCAAATTCT GGAGTTAAAACGCAATAAGATCAGAGTTGTAGACAGTTTAATCTTTAAGGAACTGAAGGCTCTAAAGTCTCTGAAGATGCAGAGAAATGGCATCACAAAGCTGATGGATGGAGCTCTTTTTGGACTTGCTGATATGGAGGAACT GGAGCTGGAACACAATAACCTCACTGAGTTAAATAAGGGTTGGCTGTACGGCCTGCATATGCTTCGTGTACTCCGACTCAGCCACAATAACATTGGTCTCATCCGAGCCGACGCCTGGGAGTTCTGCCGCCGCCTGGAAGATCT agaTCTGTCCTATAATCACTTAAGTCGTCTGGAGGACTGGGCTTTCTCTAGCCTCGGGTTGTTGCAGAATCTAAATCTGGGCGAAAATCGCATCATGCACCTGGGGGAAGGAGTTTTCGACAACCTGGCAAACGTCCGCATGCT GGATATCCGCAGCAATGACATCTCTCTTGTTATTGAGGACACAGTCAGTTTGTTTGCGGGAATGAAAAACCTCAACACATT aGTACTTCAGAGGAACAACATCAGAACCATCACAGAGAAGGCCTTTGAGGGTCCAAAGGAACTAGAGCATCt AGATTTGAGTAAGAACCGGATCATCTCTATTCACCCCGAGGCATTGTCTCACTTAAAACTGAAGTCCCT tcatttgAACACCAGTGGTCTCCTCTGTGACTGCAATCTGAAGTGGCTCAGCCGGTGGCTAATTGACAGCCTTTTTCAGCAGCCATGCACCGCTGTGTGTGCATATCCTGCCCCATTGGCAGGCAGGAGTGTCTTTAATGTCCCCCAAGAAGGATTTGTCTGTG ATGGCTTCTCTCGGCCACAGATTACTGGGAACCCCAGGACTGTGGTGGCGCTGCGTGGCACCAATGTCACTCTCAACTGCTCTGCCTTCAGCACTAGTGACTCCTCAATGAACGCCACCTGGAGGAAAGACAAAGAGGTGCTGTCTGATGCGCAGGTGCAAAACTATGCACGCTACCAGGACCAGCAGCTCATTTACACCAGCATGCTCCATCTACTTAACGTTAACTTCACCGATGAAGGACACTATCAGTGCGTAATCTCCAACAGCTTTAGCTCCAACTACTCCGCTGAGGCTAAAGTGACGGTCAATG AGCTGCCCTCCTTCCTGAAGACGCCTATGGATCTGACGATCCGGACTGGCACCGTGGCACGTTTGGAGTGTGCGGCAGAGGGACACCCTCCACCCCAGATTGCCTGGCAGAAGGATGGGGGCATCAACTTTCCTGCTGCCCGTGAGAGAAGGATGCATGTCATGCCAGAAGACGACATGTTTTTTATCGCCAACGTGAAGGCAGAGGACATGGGCGTGTACAGCTGCACTGCCAAAAACGAGGCGGGGAGTCTGTCAGCTAATGCCACACTCACTGTTTTGG AAACGCCATCATTTCAGCGCCCTCTAGAGGATCGTACAGTGGCACGTGGTGAGACTGCTGTTCTTCAGTGCATAGCCCGTGGGAGCCCCGCTCCCCGCTTGAATTGGACAAAAGATGACGGCCCGTTGCTGTTGACGGAGCGTCACTTTTTTgcagcagccaatcagctgCTTATTATCGTGGATGCCAGGTCTGCAGATGCAGGGAAGTACACCTGCATTATGTCCAACACACTCGGAACGGAGCGCGGACACATTTACCTCAGCGTCTCATCCTCTCCTAACTGTGAGCCGGCTAGCGGTGGCTACGACCCGGATGGCTGGACTACAGTGGGCATTGTGGTGATGgtggttgtgtgttgtgtggtgggcACGTCTCTGGTTTGGGTGATAGTCATCTACCACATGAGACGCAAGAGTGAGGACTACAGCATCACTAACACAG atgaaatgAACCTGCCAGCGGACATCCCCAGTTATCTGTCATCCCAGGGCACGCTGTCTGAACCTCAGGAAGGCTACAGCAACTCTGAGGCAGGAAGTCATCAGCAGCTCATGCCCTCCCTGACTAATGGCTATGCTCATAAAGGAACTGATG GTGTGTGTTATGGTGATGTGGGAGGAGAGATAGATCCAGAGACTAGTGGGATGCTGGGTAATCGTGTCGGGTCTCTGTTTGCTGGACGAAGCAGCTTCCATCCGGGCGAGACGAGGGAAAATCTAGCGCACGTGTCCAATG ctctctcaggcGGCACGGCCCCGTTGGTCATCTGCTCAGACTGTTACGACAACGCTAACATCTACTCTCGCACACGGGACTACTGCCACTACTCCTATCTGAGTGAAGATGATGCTCTGGATGCCCAGCTACCCAGAGACACAGGTAGAGAGGGGCAGCACGATGATACAATGATCACCCCGGACACTCAGGAGACCCAACACCATGTCTTACACCACTACAGAAGCAAAG ATATTCCAAGCAGATCGTTTTGGAGCGGAGTAGACCCTCATTCCTCCGAGTTGCCCCAAGGCTCAGTGACTGTACACAAGCCACCAACGGCTCCCTCTAATGGGAACGAGCATGAGGATAGAATAGGAGGGCTAGAGGAAGCCTCATACAGGACTAACTCTCAGGATCACAACCCACCGAACACATAG
- the lrig2 gene encoding leucine-rich repeats and immunoglobulin-like domains protein 2 isoform X1 → MAASWPFLPQAMFMMLLSAAVSLDPCPAACICSQTSDGTKLLDCSRKTLSDPPVGIPAWVTHVSLNHNELSGVPFLGDVSSNITVLSLVYNRISEVVAEQLLPYSVLESLDLSSNSISELKAGSFPLMQLKYLNLSNNKISYLEPDCFNNISSLLVLKINRNRLSLLPTKVFTLFQLQILELKRNKIRVVDSLIFKELKALKSLKMQRNGITKLMDGALFGLADMEELELEHNNLTELNKGWLYGLHMLRVLRLSHNNIGLIRADAWEFCRRLEDLDLSYNHLSRLEDWAFSSLGLLQNLNLGENRIMHLGEGVFDNLANVRMLDIRSNDISLVIEDTVSLFAGMKNLNTLVLQRNNIRTITEKAFEGPKELEHLDLSKNRIISIHPEALSHLKLKSLHLNTSGLLCDCNLKWLSRWLIDSLFQQPCTAVCAYPAPLAGRSVFNVPQEGFVCDGFSRPQITGNPRTVVALRGTNVTLNCSAFSTSDSSMNATWRKDKEVLSDAQVQNYARYQDQQLIYTSMLHLLNVNFTDEGHYQCVISNSFSSNYSAEAKVTVNELPSFLKTPMDLTIRTGTVARLECAAEGHPPPQIAWQKDGGINFPAARERRMHVMPEDDMFFIANVKAEDMGVYSCTAKNEAGSLSANATLTVLETPSFQRPLEDRTVARGETAVLQCIARGSPAPRLNWTKDDGPLLLTERHFFAAANQLLIIVDARSADAGKYTCIMSNTLGTERGHIYLSVSSSPNCEPASGGYDPDGWTTVGIVVMVVVCCVVGTSLVWVIVIYHMRRKSEDYSITNTDEMNLPADIPSYLSSQGTLSEPQEGYSNSEAGSHQQLMPSLTNGYAHKGTDGVCYGDVGGEIDPETSGMLGNRVGSLFAGRSSFHPGETRENLAHVSNGLWSCGTAPLVICSDCYDNANIYSRTRDYCHYSYLSEDDALDAQLPRDTGREGQHDDTMITPDTQETQHHVLHHYRSKDIPSRSFWSGVDPHSSELPQGSVTVHKPPTAPSNGNEHEDRIGGLEEASYRTNSQDHNPPNT, encoded by the exons ATGGCGGCGTCGTGGCCCTTCCTCCCCCAGGCCATGTTTATGATGTTACTGAGTGCTGCTGTGAGCCTGGACCCGTGTCCGGCAGCCTGTATCTGTTCACAAACTTCAGACGGGACCAAACTTTTGGACTGCAGTCGGAAAACGCTGTCTGATCCTCCTGTGGGAATCCCAGCATGGGTCACTCATGT GTCTTTGAATCATAATGAGCTCTCAGGTGTGCCTTTTCTTGGAGATGTTTCATCAAACATCACTGTGTTATCCTT ggtTTATAACCGAATCTCTGAAGTGGTGGCCGAACAGCTTCTGCCCTATTCAGTCCTGGAAAGCCTGGATCTGAGCTCCAACTCTATATCCGAGCTGAAAGCTGGATCATTTCCTCTTATGCAGCTAAAATACCT GAATCTGAGCAACAACAAAATCAGCTATCTAGAACCAGATTGCTTTAACAACATCAGCTCGCTGCTGGTGCTGAAGATTAACAGGAACCGTCTATCACTACTGCCCACTAAAGTCTTCACCCTATTTCAACTGCAAATTCT GGAGTTAAAACGCAATAAGATCAGAGTTGTAGACAGTTTAATCTTTAAGGAACTGAAGGCTCTAAAGTCTCTGAAGATGCAGAGAAATGGCATCACAAAGCTGATGGATGGAGCTCTTTTTGGACTTGCTGATATGGAGGAACT GGAGCTGGAACACAATAACCTCACTGAGTTAAATAAGGGTTGGCTGTACGGCCTGCATATGCTTCGTGTACTCCGACTCAGCCACAATAACATTGGTCTCATCCGAGCCGACGCCTGGGAGTTCTGCCGCCGCCTGGAAGATCT agaTCTGTCCTATAATCACTTAAGTCGTCTGGAGGACTGGGCTTTCTCTAGCCTCGGGTTGTTGCAGAATCTAAATCTGGGCGAAAATCGCATCATGCACCTGGGGGAAGGAGTTTTCGACAACCTGGCAAACGTCCGCATGCT GGATATCCGCAGCAATGACATCTCTCTTGTTATTGAGGACACAGTCAGTTTGTTTGCGGGAATGAAAAACCTCAACACATT aGTACTTCAGAGGAACAACATCAGAACCATCACAGAGAAGGCCTTTGAGGGTCCAAAGGAACTAGAGCATCt AGATTTGAGTAAGAACCGGATCATCTCTATTCACCCCGAGGCATTGTCTCACTTAAAACTGAAGTCCCT tcatttgAACACCAGTGGTCTCCTCTGTGACTGCAATCTGAAGTGGCTCAGCCGGTGGCTAATTGACAGCCTTTTTCAGCAGCCATGCACCGCTGTGTGTGCATATCCTGCCCCATTGGCAGGCAGGAGTGTCTTTAATGTCCCCCAAGAAGGATTTGTCTGTG ATGGCTTCTCTCGGCCACAGATTACTGGGAACCCCAGGACTGTGGTGGCGCTGCGTGGCACCAATGTCACTCTCAACTGCTCTGCCTTCAGCACTAGTGACTCCTCAATGAACGCCACCTGGAGGAAAGACAAAGAGGTGCTGTCTGATGCGCAGGTGCAAAACTATGCACGCTACCAGGACCAGCAGCTCATTTACACCAGCATGCTCCATCTACTTAACGTTAACTTCACCGATGAAGGACACTATCAGTGCGTAATCTCCAACAGCTTTAGCTCCAACTACTCCGCTGAGGCTAAAGTGACGGTCAATG AGCTGCCCTCCTTCCTGAAGACGCCTATGGATCTGACGATCCGGACTGGCACCGTGGCACGTTTGGAGTGTGCGGCAGAGGGACACCCTCCACCCCAGATTGCCTGGCAGAAGGATGGGGGCATCAACTTTCCTGCTGCCCGTGAGAGAAGGATGCATGTCATGCCAGAAGACGACATGTTTTTTATCGCCAACGTGAAGGCAGAGGACATGGGCGTGTACAGCTGCACTGCCAAAAACGAGGCGGGGAGTCTGTCAGCTAATGCCACACTCACTGTTTTGG AAACGCCATCATTTCAGCGCCCTCTAGAGGATCGTACAGTGGCACGTGGTGAGACTGCTGTTCTTCAGTGCATAGCCCGTGGGAGCCCCGCTCCCCGCTTGAATTGGACAAAAGATGACGGCCCGTTGCTGTTGACGGAGCGTCACTTTTTTgcagcagccaatcagctgCTTATTATCGTGGATGCCAGGTCTGCAGATGCAGGGAAGTACACCTGCATTATGTCCAACACACTCGGAACGGAGCGCGGACACATTTACCTCAGCGTCTCATCCTCTCCTAACTGTGAGCCGGCTAGCGGTGGCTACGACCCGGATGGCTGGACTACAGTGGGCATTGTGGTGATGgtggttgtgtgttgtgtggtgggcACGTCTCTGGTTTGGGTGATAGTCATCTACCACATGAGACGCAAGAGTGAGGACTACAGCATCACTAACACAG atgaaatgAACCTGCCAGCGGACATCCCCAGTTATCTGTCATCCCAGGGCACGCTGTCTGAACCTCAGGAAGGCTACAGCAACTCTGAGGCAGGAAGTCATCAGCAGCTCATGCCCTCCCTGACTAATGGCTATGCTCATAAAGGAACTGATG GTGTGTGTTATGGTGATGTGGGAGGAGAGATAGATCCAGAGACTAGTGGGATGCTGGGTAATCGTGTCGGGTCTCTGTTTGCTGGACGAAGCAGCTTCCATCCGGGCGAGACGAGGGAAAATCTAGCGCACGTGTCCAATGGTCTGTGGTCAT gcGGCACGGCCCCGTTGGTCATCTGCTCAGACTGTTACGACAACGCTAACATCTACTCTCGCACACGGGACTACTGCCACTACTCCTATCTGAGTGAAGATGATGCTCTGGATGCCCAGCTACCCAGAGACACAGGTAGAGAGGGGCAGCACGATGATACAATGATCACCCCGGACACTCAGGAGACCCAACACCATGTCTTACACCACTACAGAAGCAAAG ATATTCCAAGCAGATCGTTTTGGAGCGGAGTAGACCCTCATTCCTCCGAGTTGCCCCAAGGCTCAGTGACTGTACACAAGCCACCAACGGCTCCCTCTAATGGGAACGAGCATGAGGATAGAATAGGAGGGCTAGAGGAAGCCTCATACAGGACTAACTCTCAGGATCACAACCCACCGAACACATAG
- the lrig2 gene encoding leucine-rich repeats and immunoglobulin-like domains protein 2 isoform X3: MAASWPFLPQAMFMMLLSAAVSLDPCPAACICSQTSDGTKLLDCSRKTLSDPPVGIPAWVTHVSLNHNELSGVPFLGDVSSNITVLSLVYNRISEVVAEQLLPYSVLESLDLSSNSISELKAGSFPLMQLKYLNLSNNKISYLEPDCFNNISSLLVLKINRNRLSLLPTKVFTLFQLQILELKRNKIRVVDSLIFKELKALKSLKMQRNGITKLMDGALFGLADMEELELEHNNLTELNKGWLYGLHMLRVLRLSHNNIGLIRADAWEFCRRLEDLDLSYNHLSRLEDWAFSSLGLLQNLNLGENRIMHLGEGVFDNLANVRMLDIRSNDISLVIEDTVSLFAGMKNLNTLVLQRNNIRTITEKAFEGPKELEHLDLSKNRIISIHPEALSHLKLKSLHLNTSGLLCDCNLKWLSRWLIDSLFQQPCTAVCAYPAPLAGRSVFNVPQEGFVCDGFSRPQITGNPRTVVALRGTNVTLNCSAFSTSDSSMNATWRKDKEVLSDAQVQNYARYQDQQLIYTSMLHLLNVNFTDEGHYQCVISNSFSSNYSAEAKVTVNELPSFLKTPMDLTIRTGTVARLECAAEGHPPPQIAWQKDGGINFPAARERRMHVMPEDDMFFIANVKAEDMGVYSCTAKNEAGSLSANATLTVLETPSFQRPLEDRTVARGETAVLQCIARGSPAPRLNWTKDDGPLLLTERHFFAAANQLLIIVDARSADAGKYTCIMSNTLGTERGHIYLSVSSSPNCEPASGGYDPDGWTTVGIVVMVVVCCVVGTSLVWVIVIYHMRRKSEDYSITNTDEMNLPADIPSYLSSQGTLSEPQEGYSNSEAGSHQQLMPSLTNGYAHKGTDGVCYGDVGGEIDPETSGMLGNRVGSLFAGRSSFHPGETRENLAHVSNGGTAPLVICSDCYDNANIYSRTRDYCHYSYLSEDDALDAQLPRDTGREGQHDDTMITPDTQETQHHVLHHYRSKDIPSRSFWSGVDPHSSELPQGSVTVHKPPTAPSNGNEHEDRIGGLEEASYRTNSQDHNPPNT; the protein is encoded by the exons ATGGCGGCGTCGTGGCCCTTCCTCCCCCAGGCCATGTTTATGATGTTACTGAGTGCTGCTGTGAGCCTGGACCCGTGTCCGGCAGCCTGTATCTGTTCACAAACTTCAGACGGGACCAAACTTTTGGACTGCAGTCGGAAAACGCTGTCTGATCCTCCTGTGGGAATCCCAGCATGGGTCACTCATGT GTCTTTGAATCATAATGAGCTCTCAGGTGTGCCTTTTCTTGGAGATGTTTCATCAAACATCACTGTGTTATCCTT ggtTTATAACCGAATCTCTGAAGTGGTGGCCGAACAGCTTCTGCCCTATTCAGTCCTGGAAAGCCTGGATCTGAGCTCCAACTCTATATCCGAGCTGAAAGCTGGATCATTTCCTCTTATGCAGCTAAAATACCT GAATCTGAGCAACAACAAAATCAGCTATCTAGAACCAGATTGCTTTAACAACATCAGCTCGCTGCTGGTGCTGAAGATTAACAGGAACCGTCTATCACTACTGCCCACTAAAGTCTTCACCCTATTTCAACTGCAAATTCT GGAGTTAAAACGCAATAAGATCAGAGTTGTAGACAGTTTAATCTTTAAGGAACTGAAGGCTCTAAAGTCTCTGAAGATGCAGAGAAATGGCATCACAAAGCTGATGGATGGAGCTCTTTTTGGACTTGCTGATATGGAGGAACT GGAGCTGGAACACAATAACCTCACTGAGTTAAATAAGGGTTGGCTGTACGGCCTGCATATGCTTCGTGTACTCCGACTCAGCCACAATAACATTGGTCTCATCCGAGCCGACGCCTGGGAGTTCTGCCGCCGCCTGGAAGATCT agaTCTGTCCTATAATCACTTAAGTCGTCTGGAGGACTGGGCTTTCTCTAGCCTCGGGTTGTTGCAGAATCTAAATCTGGGCGAAAATCGCATCATGCACCTGGGGGAAGGAGTTTTCGACAACCTGGCAAACGTCCGCATGCT GGATATCCGCAGCAATGACATCTCTCTTGTTATTGAGGACACAGTCAGTTTGTTTGCGGGAATGAAAAACCTCAACACATT aGTACTTCAGAGGAACAACATCAGAACCATCACAGAGAAGGCCTTTGAGGGTCCAAAGGAACTAGAGCATCt AGATTTGAGTAAGAACCGGATCATCTCTATTCACCCCGAGGCATTGTCTCACTTAAAACTGAAGTCCCT tcatttgAACACCAGTGGTCTCCTCTGTGACTGCAATCTGAAGTGGCTCAGCCGGTGGCTAATTGACAGCCTTTTTCAGCAGCCATGCACCGCTGTGTGTGCATATCCTGCCCCATTGGCAGGCAGGAGTGTCTTTAATGTCCCCCAAGAAGGATTTGTCTGTG ATGGCTTCTCTCGGCCACAGATTACTGGGAACCCCAGGACTGTGGTGGCGCTGCGTGGCACCAATGTCACTCTCAACTGCTCTGCCTTCAGCACTAGTGACTCCTCAATGAACGCCACCTGGAGGAAAGACAAAGAGGTGCTGTCTGATGCGCAGGTGCAAAACTATGCACGCTACCAGGACCAGCAGCTCATTTACACCAGCATGCTCCATCTACTTAACGTTAACTTCACCGATGAAGGACACTATCAGTGCGTAATCTCCAACAGCTTTAGCTCCAACTACTCCGCTGAGGCTAAAGTGACGGTCAATG AGCTGCCCTCCTTCCTGAAGACGCCTATGGATCTGACGATCCGGACTGGCACCGTGGCACGTTTGGAGTGTGCGGCAGAGGGACACCCTCCACCCCAGATTGCCTGGCAGAAGGATGGGGGCATCAACTTTCCTGCTGCCCGTGAGAGAAGGATGCATGTCATGCCAGAAGACGACATGTTTTTTATCGCCAACGTGAAGGCAGAGGACATGGGCGTGTACAGCTGCACTGCCAAAAACGAGGCGGGGAGTCTGTCAGCTAATGCCACACTCACTGTTTTGG AAACGCCATCATTTCAGCGCCCTCTAGAGGATCGTACAGTGGCACGTGGTGAGACTGCTGTTCTTCAGTGCATAGCCCGTGGGAGCCCCGCTCCCCGCTTGAATTGGACAAAAGATGACGGCCCGTTGCTGTTGACGGAGCGTCACTTTTTTgcagcagccaatcagctgCTTATTATCGTGGATGCCAGGTCTGCAGATGCAGGGAAGTACACCTGCATTATGTCCAACACACTCGGAACGGAGCGCGGACACATTTACCTCAGCGTCTCATCCTCTCCTAACTGTGAGCCGGCTAGCGGTGGCTACGACCCGGATGGCTGGACTACAGTGGGCATTGTGGTGATGgtggttgtgtgttgtgtggtgggcACGTCTCTGGTTTGGGTGATAGTCATCTACCACATGAGACGCAAGAGTGAGGACTACAGCATCACTAACACAG atgaaatgAACCTGCCAGCGGACATCCCCAGTTATCTGTCATCCCAGGGCACGCTGTCTGAACCTCAGGAAGGCTACAGCAACTCTGAGGCAGGAAGTCATCAGCAGCTCATGCCCTCCCTGACTAATGGCTATGCTCATAAAGGAACTGATG GTGTGTGTTATGGTGATGTGGGAGGAGAGATAGATCCAGAGACTAGTGGGATGCTGGGTAATCGTGTCGGGTCTCTGTTTGCTGGACGAAGCAGCTTCCATCCGGGCGAGACGAGGGAAAATCTAGCGCACGTGTCCAATG gcGGCACGGCCCCGTTGGTCATCTGCTCAGACTGTTACGACAACGCTAACATCTACTCTCGCACACGGGACTACTGCCACTACTCCTATCTGAGTGAAGATGATGCTCTGGATGCCCAGCTACCCAGAGACACAGGTAGAGAGGGGCAGCACGATGATACAATGATCACCCCGGACACTCAGGAGACCCAACACCATGTCTTACACCACTACAGAAGCAAAG ATATTCCAAGCAGATCGTTTTGGAGCGGAGTAGACCCTCATTCCTCCGAGTTGCCCCAAGGCTCAGTGACTGTACACAAGCCACCAACGGCTCCCTCTAATGGGAACGAGCATGAGGATAGAATAGGAGGGCTAGAGGAAGCCTCATACAGGACTAACTCTCAGGATCACAACCCACCGAACACATAG